The Xiphophorus couchianus chromosome 22, X_couchianus-1.0, whole genome shotgun sequence genome includes the window TTTAAAAAACTTTAGCAAAGTTTCATGAAACACTGAATGGACTCCcactgtttttcttctaaaatgatttttttgttactttttttaaatatatattgactatttacaaaataaatgtcaaattctAATTAAATAATACTTCTTTCatctcttaaaaaataaataaaattgcagtTTTAATGTGGGCACATTATATATAGTAAGTTATgaaatttccttaaaaaaaaacaaaaaacatttgatccaCTGACCAATAAAACAGACctgaataaaaatactaatTGCCTTTACTTCACAGTTTTCTTCCAGTccagtcaagtcaagtttatttgaacatcacattttagcaacaagacagttcaaagtgctttacaccataaacaCATCACACAGTATCCAGTTATGAAACAagtaataaacattacatttcatcaaatgccatcatcaaaatcatcacatatatataaattaaatataatcatCAATGTTCCTGTAACTACGAATCAAAGGTAACTCTAACACATGAGggtttagccttgatttaaaggaactcagtaatgcagctgttttgcagttttctggaagttggTTCCAGATTTGCATACATCACTGTATAGTGCATATTGGTGTATATAACATTTAATGAAACAATAGGTTGTTATGAGTTGCTGGACACTATTAAAAGCtcttttttgttagtttgttttggtgtttatttGTGCGTACAGTCATTTTGGATTCCTGAATAAAAGATGGCACTCGTACCTGCAATTCTGAGAGCATCCACAAGGCGtcataaagcaaaaacaagattCTGTCATCAAGGGTTTTGACCTTGAATGGCCTCAAAAGGTTTCAGAATTATCAGTgtataaaagataaattagGTGTTAAGAGGGTTGAAACCACAATTTGGATGCAGATTCCTAAAGCcatctgccaaaaaaaaagagttttcatGCTTACTTTCTTTCATGGTCACAAGGGGTTGGTGCCTTTCTCCAGTGGTCATTGGACAGATCCCCAGTCCATctcaggacaacacagagaaaaacaaccatGGAACCACACCCTCATATAAACAAATTTAGATACCATTTAATCTAACAGTTATGTATTTGAATTGTGGGAGTACCAGGAGAgaaccatgcatgcacagggagaacatgtaaactccatgcagaaagaccccagatAGGGAGTCGAAACCAGCACCTTTATTCTTCCAAAAACGAGAATTTGCAAAACCCAAACATATGCTCAGAAGgtaaattcagctgtttgacTCAAGTATGATGAAACATGGATGCATTTAGAAGTTGAGGGACTGAAGCTGTAAAGcgggggtgtcaaactccagtcctcaagggccactgtcctgcagatTTTAGAGGTACAAAATACTGGAATGAAAtaacttaattacctccttcttgtgtaaataagttctccagagccttgctaatgacctaattattttattcaggtgggGTGcaacagaggcacatctaaaggtttgagggcagtggccctccaggactggagtttgacacttgtgCTGTAAAGGATGGACTGGAAACACCTGACTAGATCCTCCATCAGGGGGCAAATAACAAGCACAGATACAATTTGACACAGAATGAGTTTGAGGAAAACATTAACTTTCTTAAAAATAGTAGAGGCCTCAAACACATCCATAAAGGCACAGCAAACATCTGTATGGTACACTGAATTTATAGTCTTTTTCTTGTAATACTGAAAACtcaaaatggtttaaaaaccCTAAAGTGCACAAAAATCACATTCTTCTAGTCACAATCACCAACACACACAATTGCATACACTGATACGCAGACAAGTAGGCAACtcggggttaagtgccttgagCAGTggaacatcaacatgtgacagGAGAAAGCTGGAACCtgcattattatgtttttatggtatGAAGCACTTcaaactgtcttgttgctgaaatgtgtgatataaataaacttgacttgacttgacttgGAACCCACAAATTCccatttcaaaattattactCTACCCAGTGAGCCACATCTGCCCTCAGGTGAGGAGAGtgtgttctttttcttcaaGGCATGAATAGATCAAGGGCTGCATGGTGAGCAAATTGTGGCAATAAAGTTCTGGGTTTGAATTCCAGTCTGCAGGCTTTGTGCATTTAGTTTGCATGGTTTCCCCCTTTATGTGTGGGTTTCCTCTGGGTACTCTGGTTTCCTCAGCACAgcacatctttaaaaagaacaatcttAAAACTAGAGATCTCAGAAATATGTGTCTAAAATATCATGCGTTTGGTGTTCTAGAGCTAAAACTAGAACCGTTCCCCAACAAAAGTTAATGAGAGGATATTTCAGAAGATGAATGGAATCAAAGCCTTTCGAAACCTGGGgtattctttaaaatgttccttataAAACCTGTAACGAAGATAAGAGAAATTAGGAATAAAATAAACGACAGTACAAAAACAGGGATCAttaatcttttgaaaatattgtagGTACTTGTGATGGTAATAGGCTCTTGGTCCAATAAAACAGAGGCTAAAAACAGCGATCGAGAACCCTGGAAGGGACCATGTCACTATGGCATAGCCAAACCACTCCACCAGCTCCCCAAAGTAGTTGGCACCAGACACATATTCAAATAGGCCTCCTGCAGGAGATTAAGGAGACTGTGTGAGTGCAAGCCCATTTTGGAGGACAGTTTACTTGAGTTTAATCAGGGTCATACCTGCTGGAATTTTGTAAACTATCTCTTTAGGTTTCCTCAGGTTGCGCAGAATGTAATCGCTGTGTATATTAATGGCCATTCCGATGTAAAACACCACTAAGCCTGAAACAACATGCAACACAGCTAACATTTCACAAGTCATCTTATGTTTAAAAAGGATTTAAGatgagaggggggaaaaaaagagcgTGTGCTTACCAATTGTATAGCGGTAGTCAGCTGACCATTCCTCATCAAACTGGGCACAGTGCAGCAGATAGTGACCCTGCAGAGAACCGTTCAACAAGCAGAAGAAGCCTGCTGTGGCCATCACACTCAGAGGGAAAGGCTGTCCTCTGGTCAGAAGGGAATACACAAATGTCCTGTGATAGACAGACAGATAACAGAAACAGAAGGTAGACCAAGAGGTAGAGGTGTAATGTTACTACAGCTCATATCCTGGATACGTTCAGCCATTCCTGAAATCAAGGTCAAAGAGTTTGGAGGCAGAGTAGGTAGGCACAGAATCCAAGTTGTTTGAGGTCGAGTCTGAAATGCTTTATTTGGCCAGCAAATTAGCCTGACCTGAACCTCGAAGACAATCTTTGGAGTATTGTTGGAGGAAGTTGAGAAGATGCAGAGCCAACAATGTTAATGAGCTGAAGGTTGCTTTCAAAACAATCTGGGCTTCCACAGCAGAGCCACAGTTTGATCACTTCCATGTTAAGCTTCACTGATGCAATAACTCATACAAAAGGAGAACCAATCAACTATTGAGTGCAAATACAGTTCATGACAATGTTATAAGAGAGTGAATCAGTAAAGACCAAAATTgaatagaaataaacacttgaaatacatCTTATGAATTTACTGTCTGAGctgatttactgaaataaattaact containing:
- the LOC114138402 gene encoding 3-oxo-5-alpha-steroid 4-dehydrogenase 2 isoform X2, translated to MHCYESVVNYLSCGMLLAGLLHLINHRKAQASYGRHMKPTALAILVPARVAWFLQEMPALLMPLLLMHLSRQYSTMGRAILLKTFCLHYFHRTFVYSLLTRGQPFPLSVMATAGFFCLLNGSLQGHYLLHCAQFDEEWSADYRYTIGLVVFYIGMAINIHSDYILRNLRKPKEIVYKIPAGGLFEYVSGANYFGELVEWFGYAIVTWSLPGFSIAVFSLCFIGPRAYYHHKFYKEHFKEYPRFRKALIPFIF
- the LOC114138402 gene encoding 3-oxo-5-alpha-steroid 4-dehydrogenase 2 isoform X1, which gives rise to MHCYESVVNYLSCGMLLAGLLHLINHRKAQASYGRHMKPTALAILVPARVAWFLQEMPALLMPLLLMHLSRQYSTMGRAILLKTFCLHYFHRTFVYSLLTRGQPFPLSVMATAGFFCLLNGSLQGHYLLHCAQFDEEWSADYRYTIGLVVFYIGMAINIHSDYILRNLRKPKEIVYKIPAGGLFEYVSGANYFGELVEWFGYAIVTWSLPGFSIAVFSLCFIGPRAYYHHKYLQYFQKINDPCFCTVVYFIPNFSYLRYRFYKEHFKEYPRFRKALIPFIF